The segment ATATATCATTATCAACGCATACACCCACTACAGCCCATAAAAAAACACCAAGGCCTCAAAGGGTTCTTTTCCCTTAGAGCCTTGGTGTCTTGGTGGTAAAGCGGTTTCCCCGCCCCCGCAGCTAGAGCTGGCCCAGGCGCTTCAGCTCGTCGCGAAACCACGGGATGGTGCGGCGCAGGCCCTCCTCGATGTCGACCTTCGGCTCCCAGCCGAGCACGCTCTTGGCCTTGGTGATGTCGGGCTGGCGCACCTGCGGGTCATCCTGCGTGCGCATGTCCTTGTACACGATCCCGCCGGGGTTGTCGGTCAACTTGTTGATCACCTCAGCGAAATCCTTGATCGTATACTCGCCGGGGTTGCCGATATTCACCGGCTCCACCTCATCCGAGAGCAGCAGGCGGTAGATACCCTCGACCAGATCATCCACATACTGGAACGAGCGCGTCTGCAGGCCATCGCCGTAGCATGTGAGCGGCTCGCCGCGCAGGGCCTGGGCGATGAAGTTGGGCACCACGCGGCCATCGCGCAGGCGCATACGCGGGCCGTAGGTGTTGAAGATACGCACGATCCGCGTCTCGACGCCGTGATAGCGGTGGTAGGCCATGGTCATCGCCTCGGCGAAGCGCTTGGCCTCGTCGTACACGCCGCGCACGCCGATGGTGTTCACGTGGCCGTAGTAGGTCTCGCGCTGGGGGTGCACCTGCGGGTCGCCATAGACCTCGGATGTGGATGCCAGCAGGATGCGGGCCTTCTTGTCCTTGGCTAGGCCCAGCACCTTGTGGGTGCCCAGCGCGCCCACCTTCAGGGTCTGGATGGGCAGCTCCAGGTAGTCCACCGGCGAGGCGGGCGAGGCAAAGTGCAGGATGGCGTCGAGCGCGCCCTCGATAAAGATATAGTTGGTGACGTCGTGCTTGATGAAGGTGAAGTTCGGATTCCCGGCCAGATGGGCGATATTGTCGGTCGCGCCGGTGATCAGATTGTCCATCGCGATAACACTGTGGCCCTCGGCGAGGAAACGATCGCACAGGTGCGAGCCAAGAAAACCCGCTCCACCAGTAATCAGAACACGCATGGAAAAGCTCCTTTGTCATCGATTAAAAACAGCGGCACCCGTCGCGCTGGCACGCGGCTGGCCGAGGCGCGGGGCATGGCGCTGCCACCCTGACATCTTATGCAGATCGGCTACGCTGCGCAACTAGGGAATTCCCCTGGCGAGAAGGCGGAGGGGCGTGCAGCACCCTCCGCAGGCGGGGATGTGTGGGAGAAGGCGAGGAGCGAGGCGCTAGTACGCGCCCTTGGCCGAGAGCACCACCGGCACGGTCTGCAGGATGATGCGCACATCCATGCCAGGCGACCAGTTCTCGGCATAGTAGATGTCGAGGCGCACCATCTCGTCGAACGAGGTGTCGCTGCGGCCCAGCACCTGCCAGAGACCGGTGAGGCCGGGCGTCACCTCCAGGCGGCGGCGGTGCCACGGCTCATAGCGCGAGACCTCGTCGGGCGTGGGCGGGCGCGGCCCCACGATGCTCATCTCGCCGCGCAGGATGTTCCAAAACTGCGGCAGCTCATCCAGGCTGGTGCGGCGCAGGAAGCGGCCAAAGCGCGTGAGGCGCGGGTCGTTCTTGATCTTGAAGATCGGGCCATCGGCCTCGTTCTGCGCGGCCAGCTTGGCCTTCAGCTCCTCGGCGTTGGGCACCATAGTGCGGAACTTATAGCACACGAAGGGCTTGCCGCCCTTGCCCACGCGCACCTGTCGGAAGATCACCGGCCCCGGCGAGTCGCGGCGGATGGCCAGGGCGCACAGCCCGCTGACCAGCAGGATGACCGGCGAGGCCAGCAGGATGAGGCCGATATCGATGGCGCGCTTGATCAGCAGGTTGACGCCCTGCAGCGAGACCTCCTTCAGGCCGATCAGCGGGATGCCGCCCACATTGCCAAAGTCCACGCGGTCGTAGCTCAGCTCGTACAGGTCGGGGGCGAGCCGGAACTCCACCCCGAACTCGCGGCAGATCTGCACCAGCTCGGGCAGGCGGCTGTGCTCCCAGAAGGGCAGCGCCAGGATGACCTGGGACACCTGCTGGCGCTTGAGCAGCTCGCGCAGGCCATCGACCTGGCCCAGGTGGCGGAAGTGGCCGTTGGGGCGCTGGGTGCCGGGGGTGGGGCCGTCGTCTAGGTAGCCCAGCAGGGCATAGCCCAGGTAGGGCTGGGCCACCAGGCCCTCCATCACGCGCCAGGCCAGCCCCGAGCCGCCCACCACCAGCACCGGCTCGCGGCCCACGCCCCGCGTCCACTGCCAGCGCTGCACGCCCAGCGCGATGCCGCGCCAGGCCGTGAGCAGCACGATGCTAGCCGCCCAGGCGAAGGCGAAGATCAGGCGCGAGTAGAACTGGGTGGACGACCAGAGAAACACGAACACGATCATGGCCGCCACCGCCGTGGTGGTGCCGCTGGCGATGATGCTGGCGTGATCCATCAGGCTGGCCGAGCGGGGCTGGCGGTAGAGGCCCTTCATGGTGAAGAGCACCAGCAGCAGCACCACCATCAGCCCGGCCAGCGGTATGAAGCGGAAGAACGACACATAGTTCTGGGCCTGCACCTCGCGAACCACCCAGTTGAAGGGGGTGGGCCAGTCCCAGTCGTAGCGCATCTGGTAGGCAAAGGCAAAGCTGATCAGAATGAACAGCGCATCAAT is part of the Chloroflexia bacterium SDU3-3 genome and harbors:
- a CDS encoding SDR family oxidoreductase; the protein is MRVLITGGAGFLGSHLCDRFLAEGHSVIAMDNLITGATDNIAHLAGNPNFTFIKHDVTNYIFIEGALDAILHFASPASPVDYLELPIQTLKVGALGTHKVLGLAKDKKARILLASTSEVYGDPQVHPQRETYYGHVNTIGVRGVYDEAKRFAEAMTMAYHRYHGVETRIVRIFNTYGPRMRLRDGRVVPNFIAQALRGEPLTCYGDGLQTRSFQYVDDLVEGIYRLLLSDEVEPVNIGNPGEYTIKDFAEVINKLTDNPGGIVYKDMRTQDDPQVRQPDITKAKSVLGWEPKVDIEEGLRRTIPWFRDELKRLGQL
- a CDS encoding sugar transferase → MRDAMETQRQPSLASTTTARLLQARALRAHMRQWARQTGMMAIDALFILISFAFAYQMRYDWDWPTPFNWVVREVQAQNYVSFFRFIPLAGLMVVLLLVLFTMKGLYRQPRSASLMDHASIIASGTTTAVAAMIVFVFLWSSTQFYSRLIFAFAWAASIVLLTAWRGIALGVQRWQWTRGVGREPVLVVGGSGLAWRVMEGLVAQPYLGYALLGYLDDGPTPGTQRPNGHFRHLGQVDGLRELLKRQQVSQVILALPFWEHSRLPELVQICREFGVEFRLAPDLYELSYDRVDFGNVGGIPLIGLKEVSLQGVNLLIKRAIDIGLILLASPVILLVSGLCALAIRRDSPGPVIFRQVRVGKGGKPFVCYKFRTMVPNAEELKAKLAAQNEADGPIFKIKNDPRLTRFGRFLRRTSLDELPQFWNILRGEMSIVGPRPPTPDEVSRYEPWHRRRLEVTPGLTGLWQVLGRSDTSFDEMVRLDIYYAENWSPGMDVRIILQTVPVVLSAKGAY